In Simkaniaceae bacterium, the following proteins share a genomic window:
- the nth gene encoding endonuclease III gives MKKDNVAIVKRLLNKHFPHPAIPLKHHNAYTLLIAVLLSAQCTDARVNDITPLLFKEADTPEKMARLSAKQIEGIIRPCGLAATKSKAIRNLSKILVEQYNGHVPRTMEELEALPGVGHKTASVVMVQAFHRPAFPVDTHIFRCAQRWGLSSGKNVKQVEADLKELFAKATWGKVHLQIILFARAFCPARGHKVENCPICSALHQ, from the coding sequence ATGAAAAAAGACAATGTGGCTATCGTCAAACGCTTGCTAAACAAACACTTTCCCCATCCCGCTATTCCCCTCAAGCATCACAATGCCTACACACTCCTTATTGCCGTCCTCCTATCTGCACAATGCACTGATGCGCGAGTGAATGACATCACCCCGCTTCTATTTAAGGAAGCCGATACACCGGAAAAGATGGCCAGGCTCAGCGCTAAACAAATCGAAGGGATCATTCGCCCCTGCGGCTTAGCAGCGACCAAATCAAAAGCCATTCGCAATTTATCAAAAATCTTAGTTGAACAATATAATGGACATGTCCCGCGTACTATGGAAGAGCTCGAAGCGCTTCCCGGCGTAGGGCATAAAACGGCAAGTGTTGTGATGGTGCAAGCCTTTCATCGCCCTGCCTTCCCCGTTGATACGCATATCTTTCGCTGCGCACAGCGCTGGGGCCTCTCGAGTGGAAAAAATGTCAAACAAGTTGAGGCGGATCTCAAAGAGCTCTTTGCCAAAGCCACTTGGGGCAAAGTCCATCTCCAAATCATTCTCTTTGCCCGCGCTTTCTGCCCGGCGCGCGGCCACAAAGTGGAAAACTGCCCCATCTGCTCCGCCCTACACCAATAA